The Blattabacterium sp. (Blatta orientalis) str. Tarazona genome contains the following window.
GAACATAATAGGAATAAAAGAAGCTTCTGGGTGCCTCTTACAATCTTATAAAATCATTGAGAAAAAACCAAAAAGTTTCAGTTTAATATCAGGAGATGATTTTATTACTTTACCTGTAATATTAGGAGGAGGAGATGGAGTGATTTCAGTGATTGCTCAAGGATTTCCAAAAGAAGTTTCTGAAATGGTATCTTTAGCAAAAGAAAATAAGATTCAAGAAGCTTTCTCCATTTTTTACAAGATAATCAATATGATTGAACTGATTTATGAAGAAGGAAACCCTACGGGAATTAAAACTTTATTAAAAGTTCTAAAAATATGTAATTCTTATGTCAGATTGCCATTGATAAATGGAACTTCTTTTCTAGAGAAAAAAATAAAAAAGGAGTTAAATTTATATAACTCAAATAATTAATATCAAAAATAGTATAAATCATGTTCAGTGAAAAAATACAGATAGGTTTAAAAAAACAATTAAATAGAGAATTAGAATCTTCTCAATTATATTTATCTATGGCATCTTGGGTGGAATGCAAACATGAGAGTTTGGAGGGAATCTCTAATTTTTTATATGATCATTCGGATGAAGAAAGAAAACATATGTTAAAATTAATAAGATATATTAATAAAAGAGGTGGATATGCAGATGCTTTTATGGAAAAAACTATCATTGAGAATGTTTCGTATAATTCTTTAAAAGAATTATTTCAAAAATTATTTGAACATGAAAAAATAATTTCTGAAGAAATTAATTCTTTAGTAGAATTATCTTTACAAGAAAGAGATTATTTTACTTATAATTTTTTGCAATGGTATGTTGAAGAACAAATAGAAGAAGAAGCTTTGACTAAAATGATCTTATCTAAGATCAAATTAGTTGAAAAAGATAAGGCTGGATTATATTTATTTGATCGAGATATAAAAAATTTTCATCTGAATCGTGAATAATAAAATAATTTTTTTATCATTATTTATAATATTTTCTTGTTACAAAGACCAACATGTATTAAAAAATTATGATAGTCATATTTTTACTTCTTTTTTTCATAGAAATCCTTCCAATTCTAATTTTTCTAAAAATGAAATTTCAATATTGAAAAATGTTTTCAAAAATTGGAATTTTTTTTCAAAAAAGGATCTTTCTAATTTTAATGGTCATAATTCGGAAGAAGATCGTTTATTTGACCGTGGATTTAATGAATTTATTCATTCATTAAATTTTGATTTGGATCAGGCAAAAACTCATGCAGCTATTGATACTTTAAATCAATTTATCACAAAATATCCAAATAGTCAAAAAATACAAGAAATTAGGAATATTATAGTCAAACTGATAAAAAAACTTGAAAAAAGAGATTATTATATAGCTAACACTTATTTCATTATGCGTAAATATAAGGCGGCTTCAATTTACTTTAAGGACTTTGTCAAAAAATATCCAAAAAGTATCTATAAAGAAAAAGCTTTATACAAAACTTGTATTATTACATATAAAATGGCAGAAAACAAAGAAAAAGCCTTAGATTTCTTTGAAGCCTATCAAAAATATGTAAAATTATATCCTGATTCTCATTACAAAATAAAAAAATTGAAAACATATTATAAAGAATTATTGAAATTATGAATTTCAAAGAAATTAATGCTCCAATAGATACAATCACTATAGATCGTATAGAATTGGAAAAAAAATCTGAAAAAAATATATATGAAACTATTTGTATTTTAGAGAAAATTAGTGAAAAAATTAATTATTGGATTAAAGGAGATTTAGATAAAAAATTGGAAGAATTTAATCTTATGAACAAAAATAATTTAGAGGAGATTTTTGAGAATAAAGAACAAATAAATCTTTCCATATTTTATGAAAAACTTCCCAAGCCTACTTCTATTTCTATTCAATATCTGTTAGATAGAAAAATAAAAATTAATTAAAATTTTCTTTTATAATCTTCCAAAAATTTATCTAGTCCAATATTCGTAAGTGGGTGTTTTGTAAGATCGCATATAACTTTTAAAGGAGAAGTAATTGCGTGAATTCCTATTTTAGCACATTCTATGATATGTAATGGATGACGTATTGAAGCGGCTAAAATATTTGTTTCAAAATGATAATTTTCATAAATATTCTTAATGTCTTTTATCAAATTCAATCCATTATATGATATATCATCTAGTCTCCCTAAAAATGGAGATACATAATAGGAACCAGATTTTGCTGCTAGAATAGCTTGTCCTATGGAAAAAACAAGAGTACAATTAGTTTTAATATTTTTTTTTGATAAAAATTTTATAGCTTTAATTCCTTCTTCACACATGGGAATTTTTACTACAATTTTTGGATGCAAAAGTGAAAGTTTTTCACCTTCTTGAATCATATCCATATAATTTGTACTAATTATTTCTGCACTCAAGTCTTCTTCATTTTCTAAAAGATTACAAATAGATACATAATGATTCATTATTGATTCTTTATCAATAGATTCCTTAGATATTAAAGAAGGATTAGTTGTGACCCCATCTAATATTCCTAATGCTTTAGCTTTTTTAATTTCTTCTAAATTAGCTGTATCTATAAAAAATTTCATAATTGTAAAACACAATGCTAAAGAACAAATTTATGAAAAAAAAAGTTATATTTCTCAACAATGGATTTCTTCGTTCGTTAAAAATTGATAAATAAAAATCCGTAAATTTATCATTGTTATTGAATAACATAAATATTATGTATTTTGATGTTATTGTCTTAGGAAGTGGACCTGGAGGTTATGTGGCATCCATACGTGCAGCGCAATTAGGAATGAAAACAGCTTTGATTGAAAAAGAATCTTTGGGTGGTGTCTGCTTGAATTGGGGATGTATTCCTACTAAATCTCTTTTGAATACTGCTAAAGAATTACAAAAAATAAGGGAAAATAAGGATTTATTTGGAATAAAAAATCCATTAGAAATCGATTTTTCTAAAATCATATCTAAAAGTAGACAAGTAGTGGATAAAATGAGAAATGGTCTATCATTTTTAATGAAAAAAAATGGAATTCATGTTATTTATGGAAACGCTAAGTTAAAAAATGGAAAAAAAATTGATATTTTTAGAAATGGAGAAAAATTTGAAGAATTTTACGCTTCTCATATTGTCATAGCC
Protein-coding sequences here:
- a CDS encoding outer membrane protein assembly factor BamD, translating into MNNKIIFLSLFIIFSCYKDQHVLKNYDSHIFTSFFHRNPSNSNFSKNEISILKNVFKNWNFFSKKDLSNFNGHNSEEDRLFDRGFNEFIHSLNFDLDQAKTHAAIDTLNQFITKYPNSQKIQEIRNIIVKLIKKLEKRDYYIANTYFIMRKYKAASIYFKDFVKKYPKSIYKEKALYKTCIITYKMAENKEKALDFFEAYQKYVKLYPDSHYKIKKLKTYYKELLKL
- a CDS encoding ferritin, which codes for MFSEKIQIGLKKQLNRELESSQLYLSMASWVECKHESLEGISNFLYDHSDEERKHMLKLIRYINKRGGYADAFMEKTIIENVSYNSLKELFQKLFEHEKIISEEINSLVELSLQERDYFTYNFLQWYVEEQIEEEALTKMILSKIKLVEKDKAGLYLFDRDIKNFHLNRE
- the fsa gene encoding fructose-6-phosphate aldolase; its protein translation is MKFFIDTANLEEIKKAKALGILDGVTTNPSLISKESIDKESIMNHYVSICNLLENEEDLSAEIISTNYMDMIQEGEKLSLLHPKIVVKIPMCEEGIKAIKFLSKKNIKTNCTLVFSIGQAILAAKSGSYYVSPFLGRLDDISYNGLNLIKDIKNIYENYHFETNILAASIRHPLHIIECAKIGIHAITSPLKVICDLTKHPLTNIGLDKFLEDYKRKF